In the genome of Microthrixaceae bacterium, one region contains:
- a CDS encoding YqgE/AlgH family protein translates to MGVADHAGRLLVATPLIGDPHFERSVVLLLTHGDEGAFGLILNRPSDTAAEDVVDGWDGHMSPPDRLFVGGPVGPDAVIGIGRPADDDCDLDGFSPLVDGLGSVDLGRPPRGDVAPFGQLRLFAGSSGWAPGQLEDEMREGAWWLVPALPEDALTDDPEGLWRRVVRRQPGTTGWFANCPLNPSAN, encoded by the coding sequence ATGGGCGTAGCCGATCATGCCGGACGGTTGCTGGTGGCCACCCCTCTTATTGGCGACCCGCACTTCGAGCGCAGCGTGGTGCTGCTGCTCACCCACGGTGACGAGGGCGCGTTCGGGCTTATCCTCAACCGCCCTTCGGACACCGCGGCCGAAGATGTGGTCGACGGCTGGGATGGCCACATGTCTCCACCAGACCGGCTGTTTGTCGGGGGACCCGTAGGTCCCGACGCCGTCATCGGGATCGGGCGACCTGCCGACGACGACTGTGACCTGGACGGGTTTTCTCCATTGGTGGACGGTCTGGGCTCGGTCGACTTGGGTCGACCGCCCCGAGGCGATGTGGCGCCGTTCGGGCAGTTACGCCTGTTCGCCGGATCATCGGGATGGGCCCCCGGCCAACTGGAGGACGAGATGCGCGAGGGTGCATGGTGGCTGGTGCCGGCGCTACCCGAAGATGCCCTGACCGATGACCCCGAAGGGCTGTGGCGCCGGGTGGTCCGTCGCCAACCCGGAACGACGGGATGGTTCGCCAACTGCCCGCTGAACCCGTCGGCCAACTGA
- a CDS encoding CoA pyrophosphatase, whose product MTEGRGGPQHIPRPPLVEPGRPAPWAEHQRPSLTPNDVRNAFEVLGPAHRSERENKVGRGSAVLAALYEDHGDLNVILTRRSPSLRVHSGEVSFPGGRREPDEGLVDTALREAREEIGLDPSGVDVVGELDHLTTITSGSFIVPYVGLLASGRPVVTPNPAEVEAVLHVPLSELLLPEVYREERWHIFGMVRPIFFFELMGDTVWGATAAMLRQLLGLLTGTLTRGDLDHD is encoded by the coding sequence CGACCAGCCCCCTGGGCCGAGCACCAGAGGCCATCGCTGACCCCGAACGACGTGCGTAACGCCTTCGAGGTCTTGGGGCCGGCCCACCGCTCAGAGCGGGAGAACAAGGTGGGGCGGGGTTCGGCGGTGTTGGCCGCCCTCTATGAGGACCACGGCGATCTCAACGTGATCCTGACTCGTCGTTCACCGTCGCTGCGGGTCCACAGCGGTGAGGTCAGCTTCCCCGGCGGTCGACGTGAGCCCGACGAAGGACTGGTCGACACCGCCCTGCGCGAGGCCCGCGAGGAGATCGGCCTGGACCCGAGTGGTGTGGACGTGGTGGGTGAACTGGACCACCTCACCACCATCACCAGCGGCTCGTTCATCGTTCCCTACGTGGGGCTTCTGGCCTCGGGGCGACCCGTGGTGACACCGAACCCGGCCGAGGTGGAGGCAGTGCTGCACGTGCCTCTGTCCGAGCTGCTCCTACCGGAGGTCTACCGGGAGGAGCGATGGCACATCTTCGGGATGGTCAGGCCCATCTTCTTCTTCGAGTTGATGGGAGACACGGTTTGGGGGGCCACCGCCGCCATGTTGCGCCAGCTGCTGGGGCTGCTCACAGGGACCCTCACTCGTGGCGACCTCGACCACGACTGA